A single window of Callithrix jacchus isolate 240 chromosome 6, calJac240_pri, whole genome shotgun sequence DNA harbors:
- the SFT2D3 gene encoding vesicle transport protein SFT2C: protein MADLHRQLQEYLAQGKAGGQAATEPLLAAGKAEEPGDGPAGAWLGRASLRWAWSRSSTESAAAGPACLPSVTRGQRLAAGGGCLLLAALCFGLAALYAPVLLLRARKFALLWSLGSALALAGGALLRGGAACGRLLRCEEAPSRPALLYGAALGATLFAALSLRSTLLTVLGAGAQVAALLAALVGLLPWGGGTALRLALGRLSRGAGLSKALPV from the coding sequence ATGGCGGACCTCCACCGTCAGCTGCAGGAGTACCTGGCGCAGGGGAAAGCGGGCGGCCAGGCGGCCACGGAGCCGTTACTTGCCGCGGGGAAGGCGGAGGAGCCCGGAGACGGGCCGGCGGGGGCGTGGCTGGGCCGCGCGAGCCTGCGCTGGGCGTGGTCGCGGAGCTCGACGGAGTCGGCGGCTGCGGGCCCGGCGTGCCTGCCGAGCGTGACGCGCGGGCAGCGGCTGGCGGCGGGCGGCGGGTGCCTGCTGCTGGCGGCACTCTGCTTCGGCCTGGCCGCGCTCTACGCGCCGGTGCTGCTGCTGCGCGCGCGCAAGTTCGCGCTGCTCTGGTCGCTGGGCTCGGCGCTGGCTCTGGCGGGAGGCGCGCTGCTGCGGGGCGGCGCGGCGTGCGGGCGCCTGCTGCGCTGCGAAGAGGCGCCGTCGCGGCCCGCGCTGCTCTACGGGGCCGCGCTGGGCGCCACGCTATTTGCGGCGCTGAGCCTGCGGAGCACGCTGCTCACGGTGCTGGGCGCGGGCGCGCAGGTGGCCGCACTGTTGGCCGCGCTGGTCGGGCTGCTGCCCTGGGGCGGCGGCACGGCGTTGCGCCTCGCGCTGGGTCGCCTGAGCCGCGGCGCCGGCCTCTCCAAGGCTCTGCCCGTGTGA